The region GCGCCGCGGCGGCTGCCTGGTGCCATTGGGCAAGTCCCCGTTGCCGTGCACGTGACCGGGGTTGCGACTTGCGGCCCCTTCCCCGCCATCCATGGATTTCCTCCTGGGCTACCGGGTGAGCCGCGGCCTTGCCCCGGCTGGCAGGTCCCTCATCCCGCCGAGGCCACCCAGCACCACCCATCACGGGACTGAAGCTGGGCCCGGCAAAGCCGCGGGTGTCCCGTAGGCGAGGGACCGTGCCGGGGCACGTGGGGACACAGGCGCTCGGTCACACCGGGCTGGGGACGAAGCGGGTGCGGCGAGGGGGTCAGCGTATGGGCACCGGGGGCTGGAGAAGCTCGGTGATGGTGACGGTGTGGGCAGAGGATGGGCAGCCCGAGGTCATtttggggctggcaggagcctgggatcaaggccgggggggggggggcagtgtttgGGGATTTGTGGGGGGCTGCCTTACCAGGTGCCACAGGATGGAGAGCGGTGGGTTTGTGGGGTGCCACGCTGGGGGCACCGGGCCATGGTTGGGGGGGCCATGGGGTGTCAGAAGTGGTCTCTGGAAGGGACAGGGGGATGCGGGCCTCAATGCTGCGGGGTTGTGGCTGTGGTGGGTTTGCCTGTCCCGTCACCCCCATCCTGAGCTTTGGGGTCACCACGTGGTGGGGACGGGCTACCACGGCTCTGCCTGAGGACACGATCAGGCgtgggggggggtcgggggggggctgTGGCACAGCCCTGGCTGAGCACACACTGTGGGACACCAACTCAGGGTGCCCAGGGAGGGTGTCAGCCCCCCACCGCGGATCTGGGACCTGCCTTGTCCCGGGGGGGTCATCGGGGATGGCCGTGGCAGGGCAGGGACTGTAACCCccatcttgggggggggggggggggggggttgggggttacGGGAGGGGGGGCAAAGCTCCCGCCTTACCGGCTCGGGGGGGAAGCCATGCGTTACCGGGGAGTGGCGACCGGAGCCGACCCGTgcagcaccgggggggggggcagtgcgCACCGGGGGGGTCATCGTGCGGCCGCGAGCGGGGTCGGTGCGTTCCCAGGGGCATcacgggggtgtgggggggctgtgTGTGCCGGGGGCTCTGCAGCACAGGGGGGCGTCGGTGTGTTCCGGGGGGGGTCCGTGCATTATTGGAGGCGGGTGGGGGGGTCCGTGTATTACCGGAGATCAGTGCATTGCCGCGGGGGTCGGTGCATTCCGGGGGGGTCGGCGCATTCCAGGGGAGGTCCGTGCAttccggggggggggtgtcgatGCATTCCAGGGGTTCGGAGCTCGGCGAGGGCAGGTCGGTGCAttccggggggggtggggggtgtgtcgGAGCCCGGCGGGGGTTGGAGGGGGGGGTGCCGGCAGCCCGATGCTGCGGGCGCAGCCGGTGCCCTCTGCGGGCCGCTGTCACCTTgaggcgggcgcggggcggctccGTCAATATTTGGCGAGGCCGGGGAAGGAGCCGCCgccccccaacccacccccccgccacccccccccgcccccgccgcccccatcCCCGGCCGTGCCGGGCCGTGCCGCCCCGATAAAGCGCTGCGGGAGCTGCGGCGGGAGCGCGGCTCCGCCATGACTCAGGTAGGACCGGCCGGGCGGGGACGCGCCCCCCTGCACGCCCCCCCCGCTACACCCCCCgccaccccaccccccgcccccagaCCTGACCCGGACCCTCCCAGCCCTGTACCCCTGTACCCCCCTGCACCCCTAGCAGCCCCCCAACTCCctcacccgcccccccccccccccccccccgccagcccagCATGCCCCCCCCTTGtaccccagcacccacagctggggtgcaccagcagcccccagcagcgctgGGATGGAGGCACAGCATCGGGGGCAGGGTCTGGGGGGCACGGCAGGGACACGACACCAGGGCACGGGAACGGGGGTGCTGGCGGTACACGGGGCTGTGTGGCACCAGGGCACAGGATTGGGGGTGCCAGGGATACAAAGGGATGCACGGTGCGAGGACACAGCAGTGGGGGTGCTGCGGGTACGTGGTGGGTGTGTGGCACCAGGGCACGGCAATGGGGGGACTGGGGATACCAGGGGTGCACGGGGAGGCCATGGCACCTGGGCACGGTAACCGGCTTGGGGCTGCACTGTGGCACACGTGgggtgtggggtgcagggtgcaAACAGCGCTGTGGGTGCCCAGCCCAGGGGTGCATCCAGGGTCCAGGGCTTTTGGGGTGCCCAGTGAGCTGCTCTCCGGGGCACCCATAGTGAGTGGGGTGCGCCGGGGGCTGGCAGCTTGGTGCTGAGCCCCGCTGCCACCCCACAGCCCGAGCAGGAGGCGCTGGGCGCCGGCTCGCCTGTGttcggggaggaggaggaggaggagaaggacctgaaCAAGGCGCTGGGCGTGGAGCGCTTCGAGGAGATCCTGTGCGACACGCACCCCCGTAACGCCGAGGAGGCCGGGCGCAGCTACGGCGAGGAGGACTTCGAGTGTGAGTGGGACCtgggggcagcaggcaggcagcgggcaggcagcaggcagggcgccaaccccaccctgtgccccccctccaGACCACCGCCAGTCATCCCACCACATCCACCACCCCCTCTCCACACACCTGCCCCCTGACACCCGCCGCAAGAAAGGGGCAccaaaaaagggcaaaaagaagCACCGCCGCACCTCCGTCCCCGGTGAGACACCCACCATCGAAGAGGCCGAAGAGGATGAGGATGACGTGTGTGACACGGAGACGGAGCGGTCAGCAGAGGAGGTCCTGCAGCCTAGCCCGCCTGAGGCGGTGCAGGTGAGGGCAGGGTTGGGTGTGGGGGGAAGCACTGTGACCTTCTCCCCAGTTCGCGGGGCTCATGGAGCTGGAGAGGAGCCGGTGACTCCGGGGGCCACGGCTCCGCAGCAGCTGGTTCCTCCAACATCGCGTCTCAGTTCTTCTTGCAGGAAGACGAGGTGACCGACCGCCAGGCAGAGGAGCCAGTGGCCCCTGTGGGGCTGCCTGGATCCCCTCCGGACCCCCGGCGCCCCACGTCCCCTGGGGAAACCCGGGCAGGCAGGTGAGCGTGGGCCGGGCAGTGCTGAGGCTTATCTGGGGCTCTCAGGGTCTGGGGGCAGCACCTCTCCAGCTGCCCCCGCAGCTCAGGGGTTCAGCTCTGAGGTGGGTGCCTGCCTTGCAGCCCTGATATGGAGGAGGGAAGTTTGGTGgagggagcggccgccgccgTGACTGGGTCTCCCGGTCGCCCCGTTCCCAAGTCACAGCCGGGGCACCGCAGTTACAACCTGCACGAGCGGCGGCGGATCGGCAGCATGACAGGTGCAGAGCAGGACCGGTACCAGAAGATGCCGACGGACGAGTCAGAGGCCCAGACGCTGGCCTCAGCTGACCTGGACTACATGAAGAGTGAGTTGTGGGGGCACCCTACACCCTGGGGGCCACTCTGGCAGTGGCCAGACATGCAGCAGGAGCTGAACCATGCGCCAGGGCGAGtgtttgtttagtctggagaagaggaggctgaggggagaccttatcgtcctctacagctccctgagaggagggtgcagagacctggggatgagtctcttgaaccaagtaataagtgacaggacaagagggaatggcctcaagctaccccagggcagggttagactggctattaggaagcatttctttgcagaaggggttgttgggtgttggaatgggctgcccagggcaggggtggagtccccatccctggaggggttgaagagttgggttgacccagcgctgagggatctggtggagttgagaacggtcagtgtgagggtaatggttggactggatgatcttcaaggtcttttccaactgagatgattctgtgattctgaggagCCACCTTGGCTCCTGTTTGTCTCTGCTGGCACCAGAGAAGCAACTGAGTGACCCCCCCGGTGCCGCAGCACTCAACAGCACGCAGACCCTGTCCCCCTGCCACGCTGACAGACCCCAGGGGCTGTGATGGTCCTAGCCTGGCACCTGCTCGGGTCTGTCCCCTGGCAGGCTACCAGCCCACAGTTCCCCGGCCCTCCCCACCGTGCCAGGGCTCAGTGGCCACCCCCAGGTTAGGGGGTTGAGGCCGTGAGCTCTGCAGGTCGCCCACCCGCCGCCGTCACTGTCTGTCTCTGGCAGGTCACCGCTTCGAGGATGTGCCAGGGGTGCGCCGGCACCTCGTCCGGAAGAGTGCCAAGGCACAGGTGGTCCATGTCAGCAAGGACCACAGGGAGCCCAGCACGCGGCACCGCAAGCAGGACCGGCAGCCCCACGAGGTGGGGGGGTCCTGCACCCAGGGCGgggatgggcagggctgggggtcccggCACAGCACTGGGTGGATGCATTTTGCGTGCGGAGGGGGGCTGCCTGTGTGCGACCCTGTCGCTCCCGGGGCAAGGGGGGGTCCCTGCGGTGTCGTCACTGACCCAGCCGTGCCAACAGGTCTTCGTGGAGCTGAACGAGCTGGTGGTGGACAAGAACCAGGAGCTGCAGTGGAAGGAGACGGCGCGCTGGATCAAGTTTGAGGAGGACGTGGAGGAGGAGACGGACCGCTGGGGCAAGCCACACGTGGCTTCCCTGTCCTTCCGCAGCCTCCTGGAGCTGCGCAAGACCCTGTCCCACGGTAGAGAGGCTGGGCTGGCCCCCACAGGGGCCCAGACTTGGGGGGCGTCCCCAGCCCTGCTTGCCTCAGCACCCCCCTCCCTCACCCAGGGGCCGTGCTCCTCGACCTGGACCAGAAGACGTTGCCAGGGGTGGCTCACCAGGTGGTGGAACAGATGGTCATCACCGACCAGATCCGCGCTGAAGACCGTGCCAACGTGCTGCGGGCGCTGCTGCTCAAGCACAGgtaagtgatcttacccctgtactcggcactggtgaggccgcacctcgatgactgggttcagttttgggcccctcactacaaaaatgactcaagcatgtccagagaagggcaacggagctggtgcagggtctggagcacaggtctgatggggagcggctgagggaactggggggtttagtctggagaagaggaggctgaggggagacctcatcgccctttacagctccctgaaaggagggtgcagagagctggggatgagtctcttgaaccaaggaacaagcgacaggacaagagggaatggcctcaagctgcaccagggaaggtttagactggctcttaggaagcatttctttgcagaaggggttgttgggcgttggaatgggctgcccagggcaggggtggagtccccatccctggaggggttgaagagtcgggttgacccagcgctgagggatctggtggagttgagaacggtcagtgtgaggttaatggttggactgggtgatcttcaaggtcttctctaACCGagacgattctgggattctgtgaagttTTGCGGGGCAGTGACCCACAGCCCACCACTCTGCCAGGGTCTGTTCTCCTCTGTCCCTGGGGCCACTGGTGTGCGGCATGCTGGAGTGATGGCCGCCAGCCACTCTCCTATTGGGCCACTCCTGACAGCCCTGGTTTTGTTCCACAGCCACCCGAGTGATGAGAAGGACTTTTTCCCCCGAAACATCTCGGCCGGCAGCCTGGGCTCCCTACTCGTGCACCACCACAGCACCAACCATGTGGCCGAGGGTGGTGAGCCAGCCGTCACTGAGCCCCTGATCGCCGGCCACGCCACAGAGCACGACACACGGGTCGATGTGGAGCGGGAGGTGAGCCCGGCTCCTGCAGCTGTGCcatgccttccccagccctctgCCTGTGTCTTCCTCCCGGCCTGCCGCCACTCCTCATCCTCGGGAGGGGCCCTGACCCCTCTGCCTTTCCGACAGAGGGAGGTCCTCACCCCCACGCCCCCAGCTGGCATCACCCGCTCCAAGTCCAAGCACGAGCTGAAGCTGCTGGAGAAGATCCCGGACAACGCCGAGGCCACGGTGGTGCTTGTGGGTatggaggggtgatgggggggtgaGGACGGGCAaggctggggggggttggggagcGCACACCAGGCTCCCTCAGTGACTCCCTGTATTCCCCAGGCTGCGTGGAGTTCCTGGACCAGCCCACCATGGCCTTTGTGCGGCTGCAGGAGGCGGTGGAGCTGGATTCGGTGCTGGAGGTCCCTGTCCCTGTGCGGTTCCTCTTTGTGCTGTTGGGACCCAGCAGCACTCACATGGACTATCATGAGATTGGGCGCTCCATCTCCACCCTTATGTCTGACAAGGTGAGCGCCCGCGTCCCTGCTGGGGCCATACTCCCGTGGTACCCCCCCAGGACGGGCTCTCTGACCCCACCGTTGCCCCACCAGCAATTCCACGAGGCTGCGTACCTGGCTGACGACCGCCACGACCTCCTCAATGCCATAAACGAGTTCCTGGATTGCAGCGTGGTGCTGCCGCCCTCCGAGGTGCAGGGCGAGGAGCTGCTGCGCAGTGTCGCCCACTTCCAGCGCGAGATGCTGAAGaagagggaggagcaggagaaaaggctgctgctggagcccaagTCCCCTGAGGAGAAAGGTGCCATCGGGGCGGGATTGGGCTGGGTGGGGGCACCCGGTTGGCAGGGTCTCACTGTCTGTCCTTCTGTCTGTCCGCGGGGCACAGCGCTGCTAAAGCTGAAGGTGGTGGAGGGCgagggtgaggaagaggaggacgaTCCCCTTCGGCGCACGGGCCGGCCCTTCGGGGGGCTGATCCGGGATGTGCGGCGGCGCTACCCCAAGTACCTGAGTGACTTCAGGGACGCCCTGAACCCGCAGTGCATCGCGGCCGTCATCTTCATCTACTTCGCTGCGCTGTCACCGGCCATCACCTTTGGGGGGCTgctgggtgagtgctggg is a window of Athene noctua chromosome 2, bAthNoc1.hap1.1, whole genome shotgun sequence DNA encoding:
- the SLC4A2 gene encoding anion exchange protein 2 isoform X2, whose translation is MTHSQVSSEIHHIVSSAFQSPEQEALGAGSPVFGEEEEEEKDLNKALGVERFEEILCDTHPRNAEEAGRSYGEEDFEYHRQSSHHIHHPLSTHLPPDTRRKKGAPKKGKKKHRRTSVPGETPTIEEAEEDEDDVCDTETERSAEEVLQPSPPEAVQFFLQEDEVTDRQAEEPVAPVGLPGSPPDPRRPTSPGETRAGSPDMEEGSLVEGAAAAVTGSPGRPVPKSQPGHRSYNLHERRRIGSMTGAEQDRYQKMPTDESEAQTLASADLDYMKSHRFEDVPGVRRHLVRKSAKAQVVHVSKDHREPSTRHRKQDRQPHEVFVELNELVVDKNQELQWKETARWIKFEEDVEEETDRWGKPHVASLSFRSLLELRKTLSHGAVLLDLDQKTLPGVAHQVVEQMVITDQIRAEDRANVLRALLLKHSHPSDEKDFFPRNISAGSLGSLLVHHHSTNHVAEGGEPAVTEPLIAGHATEHDTRVDVEREREVLTPTPPAGITRSKSKHELKLLEKIPDNAEATVVLVGCVEFLDQPTMAFVRLQEAVELDSVLEVPVPVRFLFVLLGPSSTHMDYHEIGRSISTLMSDKQFHEAAYLADDRHDLLNAINEFLDCSVVLPPSEVQGEELLRSVAHFQREMLKKREEQEKRLLLEPKSPEEKALLKLKVVEGEGEEEEDDPLRRTGRPFGGLIRDVRRRYPKYLSDFRDALNPQCIAAVIFIYFAALSPAITFGGLLGEKTQDLIGVSELIISTSLQGVLFCLLGAQPLLVIGFSGPLLVFEEAFFTFCTSNELEYLVGRVWIGFWLILIVLVMVAFEGSFLVRFVSRFTQEIFAFLISLIFIYETFSKLAKIFQEHPLHGCLRANGTEAEVWRNTSTAPANSTAGRTAAKVTGQPNTALLSLVLMAGTFFIAFFLRKFKNSRFFPGRIRRLIGDFGVPIAILVMVLVDYGIQDTYTQKLSVPSGFSVTAPDKRGWVINPLGENNDFPVWMMVASGLPAILVFILIFMETQITTLIISKKERMLQKGSGFHLDLLLIVAMGGFFALFGLPWLAAATVRSVTHANALTVMSKAVAPGDKPKIQEVKEQRVTGLLVAVLVGLSIVIGDLLRQIPLAVLFGIFLYMGVTSLNGIQFYERLQLLLMPPKHHPDVTYVKKVRTLRMHLFTGLQLACLAVLWAVMSTVASLAFPFILILTVPLRMCLLSRVFTDREMKCLDADEAEPIFDEREGVDEYNEMPMPV
- the SLC4A2 gene encoding anion exchange protein 2 isoform X3, whose protein sequence is MTHSQVSSEIHHIVSSAFQSPEQEALGAGSPVFGEEEEEEKDLNKALGVERFEEILCDTHPRNAEEAGRSYGEEDFEYHRQSSHHIHHPLSTHLPPDTRRKKGAPKKGKKKHRRTSVPGETPTIEEAEEDEDDVCDTETERSAEEVLQPSPPEAVQEDEVTDRQAEEPVAPVGLPGSPPDPRRPTSPGETRAGSPDMEEGSLVEGAAAAVTGSPGRPVPKSQPGHRSYNLHERRRIGSMTGAEQDRYQKMPTDESEAQTLASADLDYMKSHRFEDVPGVRRHLVRKSAKAQVVHVSKDHREPSTRHRKQDRQPHEVFVELNELVVDKNQELQWKETARWIKFEEDVEEETDRWGKPHVASLSFRSLLELRKTLSHGAVLLDLDQKTLPGVAHQVVEQMVITDQIRAEDRANVLRALLLKHSHPSDEKDFFPRNISAGSLGSLLVHHHSTNHVAEGGEPAVTEPLIAGHATEHDTRVDVEREREVLTPTPPAGITRSKSKHELKLLEKIPDNAEATVVLVGCVEFLDQPTMAFVRLQEAVELDSVLEVPVPVRFLFVLLGPSSTHMDYHEIGRSISTLMSDKQFHEAAYLADDRHDLLNAINEFLDCSVVLPPSEVQGEELLRSVAHFQREMLKKREEQEKRLLLEPKSPEEKALLKLKVVEGEGEEEEDDPLRRTGRPFGGLIRDVRRRYPKYLSDFRDALNPQCIAAVIFIYFAALSPAITFGGLLGEKTQDLIGVSELIISTSLQGVLFCLLGAQPLLVIGFSGPLLVFEEAFFTFCTSNELEYLVGRVWIGFWLILIVLVMVAFEGSFLVRFVSRFTQEIFAFLISLIFIYETFSKLAKIFQEHPLHGCLRANGTEAEVWRNTSTAPANSTAGRTAAKVTGQPNTALLSLVLMAGTFFIAFFLRKFKNSRFFPGRIRRLIGDFGVPIAILVMVLVDYGIQDTYTQKLSVPSGFSVTAPDKRGWVINPLGENNDFPVWMMVASGLPAILVFILIFMETQITTLIISKKERMLQKGSGFHLDLLLIVAMGGFFALFGLPWLAAATVRSVTHANALTVMSKAVAPGDKPKIQEVKEQRVTGLLVAVLVGLSIVIGDLLRQIPLAVLFGIFLYMGVTSLNGIQFYERLQLLLMPPKHHPDVTYVKKVRTLRMHLFTGLQLACLAVLWAVMSTVASLAFPFILILTVPLRMCLLSRVFTDREMKCLDADEAEPIFDEREGVDEYNEMPMPV
- the SLC4A2 gene encoding anion exchange protein 2 isoform X1, with the translated sequence MTHSQVSSEIHHIVSSAFQSPEQEALGAGSPVFGEEEEEEKDLNKALGVERFEEILCDTHPRNAEEAGRSYGEEDFEYHRQSSHHIHHPLSTHLPPDTRRKKGAPKKGKKKHRRTSVPGETPTIEEAEEDEDDVCDTETERSAEEVLQPSPPEAVQFFLQEDEVTDRQAEEPVAPVGLPGSPPDPRRPTSPGETRAGSPDMEEGSLVEGAAAAVTGSPGRPVPKSQPGHRSYNLHERRRIGSMTGAEQDRYQKMPTDESEAQTLASADLDYMKSHRFEDVPGVRRHLVRKSAKAQVVHVSKDHREPSTRHRKQDRQPHEVFVELNELVVDKNQELQWKETARWIKFEEDVEEETDRWGKPHVASLSFRSLLELRKTLSHGAVLLDLDQKTLPGVAHQVVEQMVITDQIRAEDRANVLRALLLKHSHPSDEKDFFPRNISAGSLGSLLVHHHSTNHVAEGGEPAVTEPLIAGHATEHDTRVDVEREREVLTPTPPAGITRSKSKHELKLLEKIPDNAEATVVLVGCVEFLDQPTMAFVRLQEAVELDSVLEVPVPVRFLFVLLGPSSTHMDYHEIGRSISTLMSDKQFHEAAYLADDRHDLLNAINEFLDCSVVLPPSEVQGEELLRSVAHFQREMLKKREEQEKRLLLEPKSPEEKGAIGAGLGWVGAPGWQGLTVCPSVCPRGTALLKLKVVEGEGEEEEDDPLRRTGRPFGGLIRDVRRRYPKYLSDFRDALNPQCIAAVIFIYFAALSPAITFGGLLGEKTQDLIGVSELIISTSLQGVLFCLLGAQPLLVIGFSGPLLVFEEAFFTFCTSNELEYLVGRVWIGFWLILIVLVMVAFEGSFLVRFVSRFTQEIFAFLISLIFIYETFSKLAKIFQEHPLHGCLRANGTEAEVWRNTSTAPANSTAGRTAAKVTGQPNTALLSLVLMAGTFFIAFFLRKFKNSRFFPGRIRRLIGDFGVPIAILVMVLVDYGIQDTYTQKLSVPSGFSVTAPDKRGWVINPLGENNDFPVWMMVASGLPAILVFILIFMETQITTLIISKKERMLQKGSGFHLDLLLIVAMGGFFALFGLPWLAAATVRSVTHANALTVMSKAVAPGDKPKIQEVKEQRVTGLLVAVLVGLSIVIGDLLRQIPLAVLFGIFLYMGVTSLNGIQFYERLQLLLMPPKHHPDVTYVKKVRTLRMHLFTGLQLACLAVLWAVMSTVASLAFPFILILTVPLRMCLLSRVFTDREMKCLDADEAEPIFDEREGVDEYNEMPMPV